Genomic DNA from Caldicellulosiruptor hydrothermalis 108:
AATCCAATGCAGTCACGTTAGAATACAGACCTTGCACCATATTGGAAACGTCGGGTGATGAAGTATTGAAGTTGAATGGATTCAAAAGATTATTATCAAGCCTTAGGTTTGTCTCAGCCGTCCACAAAGTTTTTGTAAAAAATTGTACAATCACAGCTGATAGTATCAAAAATAAGATAATTATTGCTGTCATTTCCTTAATCCTCTTTTTAAATATATAAATCATTTTTCAGCTTTTCTCCTTTCTATCTCTGGGTGATGAGTTTCAATGTGCCATCTGGGAATATCAGTGCAGCAATGTTGCCATTTTGTTCTGTTGTAAATATTTTAACTTTAAATTTCTCCAATCTCCTTATTGTGGATGAGTGCGGATGACCGTACGGATTGTCTTTTCCCACACTTATGATAGCCACTTTGGGATTTACCTTTTCTAAAAATAAACTTGAAGTTGCAGCATAGCTTCCATGATGAGAAACCTTCAAAACATCTGCCTTTATATCATGAACATTCCTTACTACGTCATATTCCACATTCTTTGAAATATCGCCAGTAAATAACACCCTTTTTCCCGCAAATTCAAGCATGACAACCACACTTGAATCATTCAAATCATCATAATCTTTAAGAGGTGACAAAAAAGTCAATGTAACACCATTTAATTTCAGTCTATCAAATGGTCTTGCAATTGAAATCTTTAGGTTCTTTTTCTTCAGTGCGTTTAGCATATCCTCAAATGTCTGAGTATTTGTTGTTTTATTGTTTGTATAAAATCTTTCTATGTCATATTTAGA
This window encodes:
- a CDS encoding ComEC/Rec2 family competence protein → MQRKFSVYVLLITIAFFLFLSGCSYLFQTSDFWGTNSAQFLDKQVCSVFFLDVGQGDSILIKTPENKFVLIDSGPNSAEQDVLQTLDRLNVKKLDVVIATHPHEDHIGNMDKIISKYDIERFYTNNKTTNTQTFEDMLNALKKKNLKISIARPFDRLKLNGVTLTFLSPLKDYDDLNDSSVVVMLEFAGKRVLFTGDISKNVEYDVVRNVHDIKADVLKVSHHGSYAATSSLFLEKVNPKVAIISVGKDNPYGHPHSSTIRRLEKFKVKIFTTEQNGNIAALIFPDGTLKLITQR